One Spinacia oleracea cultivar Varoflay chromosome 4, BTI_SOV_V1, whole genome shotgun sequence DNA segment encodes these proteins:
- the LOC110775782 gene encoding uncharacterized protein isoform X2 has translation MARTKQTADPTRLRLREGASTPPRERYSSTASAVDEEFAELFQEIDEYVEAGGQAASSSEGTASQAVGEPSVAPLSSAAEEQEAAPQLIRPRGREEAQLLPSEIHPDVGWMRWLDRHGAKMRDDLCVGEGYQMCVPAGLDSTVSLLAEGEFPVYAASIKLGMRFPPHPFVVEVLDGFNIGVAQLTPNSWADIFGYIAKCALNDVEPSFNAFLHLVSLSRSPSAAKGWFNLSSRGTYQTVVGKLSKWHMWRKRWVVFYTDDQEMYERMSRWNCNANFMDRDEPLPPLTAEEWDQIMVLFRANTYHLTVDKSFHVPAEWLPHISQFRNEAFLAAVGLGYSMTRGCMPIYVPLCLGLIHFSNFGFLLFSEEGMSKLSAADTGKGDMTDWMADIYEAKMQKAKAELEEKQAKDAARASGKKKGTTLSQLKKRAVPAGSETPSTFKKPKPLPRRLVKKDESKVAEGGCPDDEEMGVDKPSLVVDLVSKSRSGGHPDELEDPLSGIPADVRSQIPAEVARRARSSGAKDKGKDAAAAEDENVPATPHYSSKDRVAICRKVFKAVPAEYVASLPGRKTNAQFGAIQATLLDLFCRMEFCKSWKTRTAEELKAQVAESTHHGDYAFKSIEEVRLQMQTTIDLQAKEVAALRSDKAELLKKILAQDKDMVAMVEEAKTAAAEIRALQDQLREYPQVKEAAKEAEHLRGELETARSQVRTLRERLLESYDQGEQATKDAVKHAWESHMSEYDLGWFQRRMEHSAAVLAAERLGQPPPEFVSSDDEDDAAAP, from the exons atggctagaaccaagcaaacggcagatcctacgcgcctgcgcttgcgggaaggagcatcgacacctcctagggagagatattcttccaccgcctcggcagtcgacgaagaatttgccgaactctttcaagagatcgacgagtacgtcgaggcgggggggcaggcggcaagctcgtcggagggtacagcgagccaggcagtgggggagccaagcgtcgctccattgtcatcggccgccgaggagcaagaagctgctccccagcttattaggcccagaggacgggaggaggcccaattgcttccgtcagaaattcacccagacgtgggctggatgcggtggctagacaggcacggagccaagatgagggatgacctctgcgtgggggaagggtaccaaatgtgcgtgccggccggtctggactcgaccgtcagcctgcttgccgagggagaattccctgtgtatgccgcgtcaatcaaactcggcatgagattccctccacaccccttcgttgtggaggtgttagatggttttaatattggggtggcccagctgacccccaactcatgggcggatatctttggctacattgccaaatgtgcgctgaacgacgtggagccgtccttcaacgcctttctgcatctggtctccctctctcgttcccccagtgccgccaaagggtggtttaatctgagcagccgtggtacctaccagacagtggtcggcaagctcagcaagtggcatatgtggaggaagaggtgggtcgtgttttacacggacgaccaggagatgtatgagcgaatgagccgttggaactgcaacgccaacttcatggatcgtgacgagccccttccaccccttactgccgaagagtgggatcagataatggtcctgttcagggccaacacttaccacttaacagtggataagagtttccatgtgccggccgagtggttgccgcacattagccagtttcggaacgaggcttttctagcggccgtaggcttaggatattccatgactcgaggttgtatgccaatttatgtgccgCTCTGCCTTGGTCTTATtcatttttctaactttggatttcttttgttctcagaggaaggaatgagcaagttgtcggcggcggataccgggaaaggcgatatgaccgattggatggcggacatctatgaggccaagatgcaaaaagccaaggccgagttggaggagaag caagctaaggacgcggctagggcgtcagggaagaagaaggggacaactctgtcccagctgaagaagagagctgtgccggctggctcggagactccgagtaccttcaagaagccaaaacccctacctcgccgtctcgtgaagaaagacgagtcgaaggttgctgaggggggatgccccgatgacgaagagatgggcgtggacaagccgtctctggtggtggacttggtgtccaaatcgaggtccggtgggcatccggacgagctggaggaccctctttcgggaatcccggccgacgtccgctctcaaataccggcggaggtggcccgccgagctaggtcttcgggcg ccaaagacaaagggaaggatgcagctgctgccgaggacgagaacgtacctgctactccccactattcgtcaaaggatagggtggctatatgccgcaaggtttttaaggccgtccccgcagagtatgttgcttctcttcctggccgcaagactaacgcccagtttggtgcgatccaggccactcttctcgac ttgttctgccgcatggaattctgcaagagttggaagacccgcactgctgaggagctcaaagctcaggtggctgagtccacccaccatggcgactatgcgttcaagtccatcgaagaggtccgcctgcagatgcagacgaccatagaccttcaagcgaaggaggtagctgcgttgagatctgacaaggccgagctgcttaagaagatcttggcgcaggacaaggacatggtggcaatggtcgaggaggccaagacagcggcggcggaaatacgggcgcttcaggaccagttgcgggagtaccctcaggtcaaagaggcggctaaggaagccgagcatcttcgtggggagctggagacggccagatcgcaagttcgcaccttgcgtgagcgtcttctggaatcctatgatcagggggaacaagcgaccaaggacgctgttaagcacgcctgggagagccacatgtcagagtatgatcttgggtggttccagcggcgaatggagcacagtgccgctgtgttggctgctgaacgtcttggtcagccgccccctgagtttgtatcatctgatgacgaggacgatgcggccgctccctga
- the LOC110775782 gene encoding uncharacterized protein isoform X1, producing the protein MARTKQTADPTRLRLREGASTPPRERYSSTASAVDEEFAELFQEIDEYVEAGGQAASSSEGTASQAVGEPSVAPLSSAAEEQEAAPQLIRPRGREEAQLLPSEIHPDVGWMRWLDRHGAKMRDDLCVGEGYQMCVPAGLDSTVSLLAEGEFPVYAASIKLGMRFPPHPFVVEVLDGFNIGVAQLTPNSWADIFGYIAKCALNDVEPSFNAFLHLVSLSRSPSAAKGWFNLSSRGTYQTVVGKLSKWHMWRKRWVVFYTDDQEMYERMSRWNCNANFMDRDEPLPPLTAEEWDQIMVLFRANTYHLTVDKSFHVPAEWLPHISQFRNEAFLAAVGLGYSMTRGCMPIYVPLCLGLIHFSNFGFLLFSEEGMSKLSAADTGKGDMTDWMADIYEAKMQKAKAELEEKQAKDAARASGKKKGTTLSQLKKRAVPAGSETPSTFKKPKPLPRRLVKKDESKVAEGGCPDDEEMGVDKPSLVVDLVSKSRSGGHPDELEDPLSGIPADVRSQIPAEVARRARSSGGKYYSNVVQTYRASSGSSSYSPRHPKAVVFPIAKDKGKDAAAAEDENVPATPHYSSKDRVAICRKVFKAVPAEYVASLPGRKTNAQFGAIQATLLDLFCRMEFCKSWKTRTAEELKAQVAESTHHGDYAFKSIEEVRLQMQTTIDLQAKEVAALRSDKAELLKKILAQDKDMVAMVEEAKTAAAEIRALQDQLREYPQVKEAAKEAEHLRGELETARSQVRTLRERLLESYDQGEQATKDAVKHAWESHMSEYDLGWFQRRMEHSAAVLAAERLGQPPPEFVSSDDEDDAAAP; encoded by the exons atggctagaaccaagcaaacggcagatcctacgcgcctgcgcttgcgggaaggagcatcgacacctcctagggagagatattcttccaccgcctcggcagtcgacgaagaatttgccgaactctttcaagagatcgacgagtacgtcgaggcgggggggcaggcggcaagctcgtcggagggtacagcgagccaggcagtgggggagccaagcgtcgctccattgtcatcggccgccgaggagcaagaagctgctccccagcttattaggcccagaggacgggaggaggcccaattgcttccgtcagaaattcacccagacgtgggctggatgcggtggctagacaggcacggagccaagatgagggatgacctctgcgtgggggaagggtaccaaatgtgcgtgccggccggtctggactcgaccgtcagcctgcttgccgagggagaattccctgtgtatgccgcgtcaatcaaactcggcatgagattccctccacaccccttcgttgtggaggtgttagatggttttaatattggggtggcccagctgacccccaactcatgggcggatatctttggctacattgccaaatgtgcgctgaacgacgtggagccgtccttcaacgcctttctgcatctggtctccctctctcgttcccccagtgccgccaaagggtggtttaatctgagcagccgtggtacctaccagacagtggtcggcaagctcagcaagtggcatatgtggaggaagaggtgggtcgtgttttacacggacgaccaggagatgtatgagcgaatgagccgttggaactgcaacgccaacttcatggatcgtgacgagccccttccaccccttactgccgaagagtgggatcagataatggtcctgttcagggccaacacttaccacttaacagtggataagagtttccatgtgccggccgagtggttgccgcacattagccagtttcggaacgaggcttttctagcggccgtaggcttaggatattccatgactcgaggttgtatgccaatttatgtgccgCTCTGCCTTGGTCTTATtcatttttctaactttggatttcttttgttctcagaggaaggaatgagcaagttgtcggcggcggataccgggaaaggcgatatgaccgattggatggcggacatctatgaggccaagatgcaaaaagccaaggccgagttggaggagaag caagctaaggacgcggctagggcgtcagggaagaagaaggggacaactctgtcccagctgaagaagagagctgtgccggctggctcggagactccgagtaccttcaagaagccaaaacccctacctcgccgtctcgtgaagaaagacgagtcgaaggttgctgaggggggatgccccgatgacgaagagatgggcgtggacaagccgtctctggtggtggacttggtgtccaaatcgaggtccggtgggcatccggacgagctggaggaccctctttcgggaatcccggccgacgtccgctctcaaataccggcggaggtggcccgccgagctaggtcttcgggcggtaagtattattcgaacgtcgttcagacgtatcgagcctcctctggcagttcttcttactctccgcgtcatcctaaggccgttgtttttcctatagccaaagacaaagggaaggatgcagctgctgccgaggacgagaacgtacctgctactccccactattcgtcaaaggatagggtggctatatgccgcaaggtttttaaggccgtccccgcagagtatgttgcttctcttcctggccgcaagactaacgcccagtttggtgcgatccaggccactcttctcgac ttgttctgccgcatggaattctgcaagagttggaagacccgcactgctgaggagctcaaagctcaggtggctgagtccacccaccatggcgactatgcgttcaagtccatcgaagaggtccgcctgcagatgcagacgaccatagaccttcaagcgaaggaggtagctgcgttgagatctgacaaggccgagctgcttaagaagatcttggcgcaggacaaggacatggtggcaatggtcgaggaggccaagacagcggcggcggaaatacgggcgcttcaggaccagttgcgggagtaccctcaggtcaaagaggcggctaaggaagccgagcatcttcgtggggagctggagacggccagatcgcaagttcgcaccttgcgtgagcgtcttctggaatcctatgatcagggggaacaagcgaccaaggacgctgttaagcacgcctgggagagccacatgtcagagtatgatcttgggtggttccagcggcgaatggagcacagtgccgctgtgttggctgctgaacgtcttggtcagccgccccctgagtttgtatcatctgatgacgaggacgatgcggccgctccctga
- the LOC110775782 gene encoding uncharacterized protein isoform X3, producing the protein MGERTLKEMAAPNTSDDPLCIVFPELDKPLKLNSEEGMSKLSAADTGKGDMTDWMADIYEAKMQKAKAELEEKQAKDAARASGKKKGTTLSQLKKRAVPAGSETPSTFKKPKPLPRRLVKKDESKVAEGGCPDDEEMGVDKPSLVVDLVSKSRSGGHPDELEDPLSGIPADVRSQIPAEVARRARSSGGKYYSNVVQTYRASSGSSSYSPRHPKAVVFPIAKDKGKDAAAAEDENVPATPHYSSKDRVAICRKVFKAVPAEYVASLPGRKTNAQFGAIQATLLDLFCRMEFCKSWKTRTAEELKAQVAESTHHGDYAFKSIEEVRLQMQTTIDLQAKEVAALRSDKAELLKKILAQDKDMVAMVEEAKTAAAEIRALQDQLREYPQVKEAAKEAEHLRGELETARSQVRTLRERLLESYDQGEQATKDAVKHAWESHMSEYDLGWFQRRMEHSAAVLAAERLGQPPPEFVSSDDEDDAAAP; encoded by the exons aggaaggaatgagcaagttgtcggcggcggataccgggaaaggcgatatgaccgattggatggcggacatctatgaggccaagatgcaaaaagccaaggccgagttggaggagaag caagctaaggacgcggctagggcgtcagggaagaagaaggggacaactctgtcccagctgaagaagagagctgtgccggctggctcggagactccgagtaccttcaagaagccaaaacccctacctcgccgtctcgtgaagaaagacgagtcgaaggttgctgaggggggatgccccgatgacgaagagatgggcgtggacaagccgtctctggtggtggacttggtgtccaaatcgaggtccggtgggcatccggacgagctggaggaccctctttcgggaatcccggccgacgtccgctctcaaataccggcggaggtggcccgccgagctaggtcttcgggcggtaagtattattcgaacgtcgttcagacgtatcgagcctcctctggcagttcttcttactctccgcgtcatcctaaggccgttgtttttcctatagccaaagacaaagggaaggatgcagctgctgccgaggacgagaacgtacctgctactccccactattcgtcaaaggatagggtggctatatgccgcaaggtttttaaggccgtccccgcagagtatgttgcttctcttcctggccgcaagactaacgcccagtttggtgcgatccaggccactcttctcgac ttgttctgccgcatggaattctgcaagagttggaagacccgcactgctgaggagctcaaagctcaggtggctgagtccacccaccatggcgactatgcgttcaagtccatcgaagaggtccgcctgcagatgcagacgaccatagaccttcaagcgaaggaggtagctgcgttgagatctgacaaggccgagctgcttaagaagatcttggcgcaggacaaggacatggtggcaatggtcgaggaggccaagacagcggcggcggaaatacgggcgcttcaggaccagttgcgggagtaccctcaggtcaaagaggcggctaaggaagccgagcatcttcgtggggagctggagacggccagatcgcaagttcgcaccttgcgtgagcgtcttctggaatcctatgatcagggggaacaagcgaccaaggacgctgttaagcacgcctgggagagccacatgtcagagtatgatcttgggtggttccagcggcgaatggagcacagtgccgctgtgttggctgctgaacgtcttggtcagccgccccctgagtttgtatcatctgatgacgaggacgatgcggccgctccctga
- the LOC130472273 gene encoding uncharacterized protein → MSGGTPNPKLKRIRKYIDSVNVISQERLIHAFQIDQPEEVKPEEVESTEDSLEGAKMGERTLKEMAAPNTGDDRLCIVFPELDKPLKLNSGFFNLLHKYYGKSGENPHRHLKEFKVVCSSMNLEGIEQDHIRLHAFPFSLQDVAKDWLYDLPAGSITTWNVMASTFLGKYFPASLIGSIRKEICGIRQHDNESLYEYWERFKRLCSSCPQHQISDQLLIQYFYEGLLPTDRGMIDASSGGALVDKTPTQVRL, encoded by the coding sequence ATGAGTGGTGGCACACCTAATCCTAAACTCAAGCGAATCAGGAAATATATTGATTCGGTAAACGTCATAAGTCAAGAGAGATTAATCCACGCTTTTCAAATTGATCAACCAGAAGAAGTCAAACCAGAGGAAGTTGAATCAACAGAAGATAGTCTAGAAGGAGCAAAAATGGGTGAAAGAACCTTGAAGGAGATGGCAGCCCCAAATACGGGCGATGATCGTCTCTGCATTGTGTTTCCAGAGTTGGACAAACCCCTCAAACTGAATTCAGGTTTCTTTAATCTTCTTCACAAATACTATGGGAAGTCAGGTGAGAATCCTCATCGACATTTAAAagagtttaaggttgtttgttctTCTATGAATCTTGAAGGAATTGAACAAGATCATATTAGACTGCatgcttttcctttttctttgcaaGATGTGGCTAAAGATTGGTTGTATGATCTTCCTGCTGGATCAATTACGACTTGGAATGTTATGGCATCAACTTTTTTAGGAAAGTACTTTCCAGCAAGTCTAATTGGATCCATCAGGAAGGAGATATGTGGCATTAGGCAGCATGATAATGAGTCCTTGTATGAGTATTGGGAACGTTTTAAGAGATTGTGTTCCTCCTGTCCCCAACATCAGATTAGTGACCAACTATTAATTCAATACTTTTATGAAGGCCTATTGCCTACTGATAGGGGTATGATAGATGCTTCGAGTGGGGGGGCACTAGTGGATAAAACACCAACCCAAGTTAGGCTTTAA